In one window of Saprospiraceae bacterium DNA:
- a CDS encoding PorV/PorQ family protein, with the protein MHKKLLSLVILLNLAVIAFAGNPDRQGEAGAYELLMNPWPRSGALNSLNASRVGGIEAMMLNPAGLCRINNWELGIAQTKWLRPSGIEISSGAFATKVGKNGTLGIALMSMNLGDIKVTTTTNPEGTGAFYSPNFSNIAIGYSHLFGNKISVGFLVRGISEGIQDLSAFGMSLDAGVQYVTGDENNFKFGIALRNIGGPMSFSGDGLSAQLKSPENTDLTYNIRLTQFELPSQLHIGVSYDFNPSGQIGFTPIVNFTSNSFGRDEIGAGVDTRLTKYLDLRASYKLELGEAIEGDVNTAHTGLAAGVTINVPLSKKNDSRLAIDYCYRHSDPFDGTHQLGLRLEF; encoded by the coding sequence ATGCATAAAAAGTTACTTAGCCTCGTCATCTTATTAAACCTAGCTGTTATAGCCTTTGCGGGAAATCCCGACAGACAGGGAGAGGCGGGCGCTTATGAGTTGTTGATGAATCCATGGCCAAGAAGCGGCGCACTCAATAGCTTGAACGCTTCGCGCGTGGGTGGAATAGAAGCCATGATGCTGAATCCTGCCGGACTTTGCAGGATCAACAATTGGGAATTGGGGATTGCTCAAACCAAGTGGCTGCGACCCAGCGGTATTGAAATCAGCTCAGGAGCTTTCGCTACAAAAGTGGGCAAAAATGGTACATTGGGTATAGCATTGATGAGCATGAACCTGGGTGATATTAAAGTGACTACAACCACTAATCCCGAAGGAACCGGAGCATTTTATTCTCCTAATTTCAGCAATATTGCTATTGGATATTCGCATTTATTTGGCAACAAGATTTCTGTTGGATTCCTTGTGCGAGGAATTTCAGAAGGGATTCAGGACTTAAGTGCGTTTGGTATGTCTTTGGATGCAGGAGTACAATACGTTACCGGTGATGAAAACAATTTTAAATTCGGGATTGCTCTCAGAAATATTGGCGGCCCGATGAGTTTCAGCGGCGACGGGCTCTCAGCGCAGTTAAAAAGTCCTGAAAATACAGACCTCACCTACAACATCAGACTTACACAATTTGAATTGCCATCGCAATTGCATATCGGTGTTTCTTATGATTTTAATCCTTCCGGACAAATTGGTTTCACACCCATTGTCAATTTCACTTCCAATTCTTTTGGAAGAGACGAAATTGGTGCCGGTGTCGATACCAGACTGACTAAATATCTGGATCTAAGAGCTTCTTATAAACTGGAATTGGGAGAGGCTATCGAAGGAGATGTCAATACTGCTCATACAGGTTTAGCCGCGGGAGTCACAATAAATGTTCCTTTGAGTAAGAAGAACGACAGCAGACTGGCTATTGATTATTGTTACAGACATTCTGATCCGTTTGACGGAACCCATCAACTTGGTTTGAGGTTAGAATTTTAA
- the greA gene encoding transcription elongation factor GreA: MNGLNYMTQEGYDKLKHELDHLKTTGRQDAAKAIAEAREKGDLSENAEYHAAKDAQGMLEFKIHELEKKLMNVRILTEDDIDTSSVAMLTNVRIKNHKANKEMTLKIVSEAEADVKASRISVNSPIGQGLLGKKVGERAVVNTPAGEMVLEVLEITI, encoded by the coding sequence ATGAATGGATTGAATTACATGACCCAGGAAGGTTATGATAAGCTAAAGCACGAACTGGATCATTTAAAAACTACCGGCAGACAAGATGCGGCCAAAGCAATTGCTGAAGCCCGGGAAAAGGGCGATCTTTCGGAAAATGCAGAATACCATGCTGCTAAAGATGCACAGGGTATGTTGGAGTTTAAGATTCATGAGCTGGAGAAAAAATTGATGAATGTCAGAATTCTTACAGAAGACGATATCGATACCTCCAGTGTCGCCATGTTAACCAATGTCAGGATTAAAAATCACAAGGCGAACAAAGAAATGACCTTGAAGATCGTTTCTGAAGCTGAAGCGGATGTGAAAGCCAGTCGAATTTCTGTAAATTCACCAATCGGACAAGGGCTCCTGGGTAAAAAAGTAGGAGAAAGAGCCGTGGTCAATACACCTGCCGGCGAAATGGTTCTCGAAGTTCTTGAAATAACCATCTGA
- a CDS encoding HIT family protein: MASIFTRIIGGEIPCYKVAENEFCFSFLDIKPLAKGHCLVIPKQEIDYIFDVPDELIIEMMLFSKKLAVALKKVVPCLKIGMSVIGLEVPHAHIHLVPLQQISDLNFSNPRMQFSEEDYKELAEKISQAFSNV, encoded by the coding sequence ATGGCAAGCATCTTTACCCGTATTATCGGGGGTGAAATACCCTGCTATAAAGTTGCGGAAAATGAATTTTGCTTTTCATTCCTGGATATTAAGCCCCTTGCCAAAGGCCATTGCCTGGTCATCCCTAAACAAGAAATTGACTATATTTTTGATGTGCCGGATGAGCTTATAATAGAAATGATGTTGTTCTCAAAAAAACTGGCCGTAGCTTTAAAAAAGGTAGTTCCTTGTTTAAAAATTGGAATGAGTGTCATTGGACTCGAAGTACCTCACGCACACATTCATTTGGTTCCGCTCCAGCAAATTTCAGATTTAAATTTTAGCAATCCACGAATGCAATTTTCAGAAGAGGATTACAAAGAACTTGCTGAAAAAATATCTCAGGCATTTTCAAATGTATAA
- the ruvC gene encoding crossover junction endodeoxyribonuclease RuvC, producing the protein MHKSFRILGVDPGTNVLGYGIIEFKDNHTSVIEFNVLHLKSIDSHQDKLKEIFLSIQELIEKYQPFALSIEAPFFGKNAQSMHKLGRAQGVAIAAAMVMGLEIHEFSPKKIKKSITGNGNASKEQVAGMLESILNFKMNSKYFDASDALAAALCLSFQIKSPEKPKEASTGWKKFIEKNPEKVIPPG; encoded by the coding sequence ATGCATAAGTCATTTCGCATTTTGGGTGTTGATCCGGGTACAAATGTACTGGGTTACGGAATCATTGAATTCAAAGATAATCATACTTCAGTTATTGAATTTAATGTTTTGCACTTAAAGTCGATCGATTCTCATCAGGATAAATTAAAAGAAATATTTTTAAGCATTCAGGAACTGATCGAAAAGTATCAACCATTTGCGCTTTCCATTGAAGCTCCATTCTTTGGAAAAAATGCACAAAGTATGCACAAATTGGGTCGTGCTCAGGGAGTTGCTATTGCCGCAGCCATGGTGATGGGTCTTGAAATTCACGAGTTTTCACCAAAAAAAATAAAAAAGTCAATTACCGGAAATGGAAATGCAAGTAAAGAACAGGTAGCCGGCATGTTGGAATCCATTCTCAATTTTAAAATGAACTCCAAATATTTTGATGCATCGGATGCACTGGCAGCTGCCCTATGCCTGTCATTTCAAATCAAATCCCCTGAAAAACCTAAAGAAGCATCCACGGGGTGGAAAAAGTTCATAGAAAAGAATCCGGAAAAAGTGATCCCTCCAGGGTAA